One part of the Paroedura picta isolate Pp20150507F chromosome 5, Ppicta_v3.0, whole genome shotgun sequence genome encodes these proteins:
- the BID gene encoding BH3-interacting domain death agonist, which yields MDQGFGGPSVTNVLLYSFLENSPDSAYLPELRSLRNQLKAPEPCVHLQGALQTDGNRSGRFQVPEPGDDEEIFRIIGAQLAEIGDRLALEIEPSFMNNLVQQFMVENFSREEITRHLSVAVQTLVRRMPVDRDRDRSMLLVAMVLARNVARTAPSLLHRVFSATVNYINCNLRDYVNSLASEG from the exons ATGGACCAG gGATTTGGTGGCCCCTCCGTCACTAACGTCCTTTTGTACTCCTTTTTGGAAAACTCCCCCGACTCTGCCTACTTGCCTGAGCTCAGGTCTCTGAGAAACCAGCTGAAGGCTCCCGAGCCATGCGTTCATTTGCAAGGGGCCCTGCAGACAGACGGCAATCGGTCTGGGCGATTCCAGGTGCCAGAGCCAG GAGATGATGAGGAAATATTCCGAATTATCGGAGCTCAGTTGGCTGAAATTGGAGACCGGCTTGCTCTGGAGATTGAGCCCTCATTCATGAACAACCTCGTGCAGCAGTTTATGGTGGAGAATTTTTCTAGAGAG GAAATAACCCGGCATCTGTCTGTGGCCGTGCAGACCCTCGTGAGAAGAATGCCCGTGGacagagaccgggaccggtccatgttGTTGGTCGCCATGGTGCTGGCCCGAAATGTCGCAAGGACAGCCCCCTCTCTTCTTCATCGTGTGTTTTCTGCAACTGTGAACTACATCAACTGCAACCTCAGGGATTATGTGAATAGCTTGGCCTCCGAG